A single window of Sneathiella limimaris DNA harbors:
- a CDS encoding AAA family ATPase, whose amino-acid sequence MSTPPNPAFAIKATYLGPIFSIDGELSKNAQNLVFARNGTGKSFLSRAFRYLDWQGQDKDVSEAAFTLVSDESPDAKGSFSFSRGTNVLGALQLEKPGDKVTANVADTIFHVFSEDFVHEELRDRQYEIDGEIENQIAVDSANIELKDTQEALQKAREAEQQAGSALRTKHDTAKIQDLVDKAGINKNLSEYKRLNLESLLERFPDKPDAPKQSFAGILSDLDSLRAIPAEPVYPGTVDAVGSDDIDLDALEASLQKVTSPSSVSDEIKKKIDAHHSFYETGIQLVQEEHRTTCPFCEQGITAPDPKAIIDAYVSYFADEEEKHKRELRDYSRKLKQNEARLKDIETQLTRQKLRFDDLKHHVPSKKDVEVADGETALKDARTAISALKTSLEQKTQALASAHSLSTDNLAVHIAALKGIIEDNNTKVAELTKAVEKADDERKALQRKACTVFEQEFALNSWSDIEALRNLNKATQAKQKELSELEKAAPSTNAKERVAETFALLLKEFFADKYVFDRENFILKRGDKEMERGPHRTLSDGEKTAIAFCYFVACIHRKVASDSDYRKLFLVFDDPVTSMSYDFVFSIAQTLKNLSISDQGEVSINPAKIDGNKNKRPNLLVLTHSSYFFNISRTNSVIKKDATFSIYKDGITHKLIHLHSYVAPFEQQLEHVYQVANGDNPDHSTGNAIRQVLEAVGRFCRPDKSHDLQNFISFLAGDEGFKIKSVLINSLSHGTYYDETPSPEDLKLACEEAIAVVEHFAIGQINLIKT is encoded by the coding sequence ATGAGTACTCCTCCGAACCCAGCCTTCGCGATCAAGGCTACTTACTTGGGACCGATATTCTCCATAGACGGAGAGCTCTCTAAGAATGCTCAAAATCTAGTCTTCGCTCGAAACGGCACCGGTAAATCCTTTCTTTCCCGAGCGTTCCGCTATCTCGATTGGCAGGGGCAAGACAAAGATGTTTCTGAAGCAGCCTTCACTCTAGTTTCAGACGAGTCGCCAGATGCTAAAGGTTCATTTTCGTTCTCGCGTGGAACGAATGTTCTGGGAGCGCTTCAGCTAGAGAAGCCTGGCGACAAAGTCACCGCCAATGTCGCTGACACTATCTTCCACGTCTTCTCTGAAGATTTTGTTCATGAGGAACTAAGGGATCGTCAGTACGAAATTGATGGTGAGATCGAGAATCAGATCGCCGTCGATAGTGCAAACATTGAACTCAAGGACACGCAGGAGGCGTTGCAAAAGGCGCGTGAAGCAGAGCAACAAGCCGGCTCGGCTCTTCGAACGAAACACGATACGGCCAAAATCCAAGACCTCGTAGACAAAGCGGGGATCAATAAGAATCTATCGGAATATAAGCGTCTGAATCTCGAAAGCCTTCTGGAGCGTTTTCCCGACAAGCCCGATGCACCGAAGCAGAGTTTTGCCGGTATTCTCTCTGACTTAGATAGCCTGAGGGCCATTCCAGCAGAGCCTGTCTATCCGGGAACCGTAGACGCCGTTGGAAGCGACGACATCGACTTGGATGCTCTCGAAGCGTCGCTCCAGAAGGTGACATCACCATCCAGCGTATCCGATGAGATCAAAAAGAAGATCGATGCCCATCACAGTTTCTATGAAACTGGCATTCAGCTTGTTCAGGAAGAGCATCGCACCACGTGCCCCTTCTGCGAACAAGGAATCACAGCCCCTGATCCGAAGGCCATCATTGATGCCTATGTCAGCTACTTCGCCGACGAGGAGGAGAAACACAAAAGGGAGCTGAGAGACTACTCCCGCAAGCTCAAACAAAACGAAGCGAGACTCAAAGATATTGAGACACAGCTCACACGGCAGAAGTTGCGCTTCGACGATCTAAAGCACCATGTGCCTTCAAAGAAGGATGTCGAAGTCGCTGATGGTGAGACTGCTCTAAAAGATGCGCGCACCGCAATTTCCGCACTCAAAACGTCGTTAGAACAAAAAACACAGGCACTTGCTTCAGCACATTCGCTGTCTACTGATAATCTCGCCGTTCACATCGCTGCGCTCAAAGGGATTATCGAGGACAACAATACCAAGGTTGCTGAACTCACTAAGGCCGTAGAAAAAGCGGACGATGAGCGCAAGGCGCTACAGCGAAAAGCCTGTACCGTCTTTGAGCAAGAGTTTGCCCTCAATAGCTGGTCCGACATCGAAGCCCTGAGGAACCTCAACAAGGCCACCCAAGCCAAACAGAAGGAACTAAGCGAGCTTGAAAAGGCAGCTCCTTCAACGAATGCGAAAGAGCGCGTAGCGGAGACCTTTGCGCTGCTCCTGAAAGAGTTTTTTGCCGATAAATATGTCTTTGATCGCGAGAACTTCATCCTGAAACGGGGTGATAAGGAAATGGAAAGGGGGCCGCATCGCACACTCAGCGACGGCGAAAAAACAGCCATAGCATTTTGCTATTTTGTGGCCTGTATACACCGCAAGGTCGCATCAGACAGTGACTATAGAAAACTGTTCCTCGTCTTCGACGACCCGGTGACTTCGATGTCCTATGACTTCGTGTTCTCAATCGCTCAAACGCTTAAAAACCTGAGCATTTCAGATCAGGGAGAGGTGTCGATCAACCCAGCCAAAATAGATGGCAATAAAAACAAGAGGCCAAACCTGTTGGTGCTCACACACAGTAGCTATTTCTTCAATATATCGCGGACCAACAGCGTCATTAAAAAGGACGCGACATTCTCAATATACAAAGATGGAATTACGCATAAATTAATTCATTTACACAGCTATGTTGCCCCCTTTGAGCAACAGCTTGAACACGTATATCAAGTTGCGAACGGTGATAACCCCGATCACAGCACTGGGAATGCTATTAGACAAGTATTGGAGGCTGTTGGCCGTTTTTGCAGGCCAGATAAATCGCATGATTTACAGAATTTTATTTCATTTTTGGCAGGAGACGAAGGTTTTAAGATCAAGAGCGTTTTGATCAATTCCTTGAGCCACGGAACCTACTATGACGAAACTCCCTCACCGGAAGACCTAAAGCTCGCTTGTGAAGAGGCAATCGCTGTTGTTGAACATTTCGCCATAGGTCAGATAAACTTGATTAAAACTTAA
- a CDS encoding tyrosine-type recombinase/integrase: MDVKIRGIKAYWSNGTKYYYHRKSGIRIKEKYGTLRFALKVEELNHLYEPEKFSSIPGTWGELVERYRGSEEFRRLAPRTKSDYQKIFSYLSSTRMARLERITPVSLEKLKNHALKERKRDFANKLRSVMSLTFNFGVRNDICKKNPAEKLRKIPRDKHKPPANRPWTNEEITTVLENAQTAEIAAGIGLSAYTALRSGDMLSLKWSDYQNGFIQCQQSKTGDFVWVPVIAELKAILDKMDRKSPWIVLNTRGKPYTSSGFQTQFQKLKRSLIKQGKIGEGLTFHGLRVTVATRLAEAGCTINEIRAVTGHTTNDSVERYVRTVDQKRQAQTAMQKLEQSKYKSV, from the coding sequence ATGGACGTCAAAATCCGCGGAATTAAGGCATACTGGTCAAACGGCACAAAATATTATTACCACCGTAAATCTGGCATTCGAATTAAAGAGAAGTACGGAACTCTTCGCTTTGCGCTCAAAGTAGAAGAACTCAATCACCTTTATGAGCCAGAAAAATTTAGTTCCATACCCGGAACGTGGGGAGAGCTAGTCGAAAGGTATCGTGGAAGTGAAGAGTTCCGTCGCTTGGCACCAAGAACTAAGTCAGACTACCAAAAAATATTCAGTTATCTCAGCAGTACAAGGATGGCACGCCTCGAAAGAATAACTCCTGTCTCCTTGGAAAAACTGAAAAACCATGCGCTAAAGGAAAGAAAAAGAGACTTTGCGAACAAGCTTAGGAGCGTTATGTCTCTCACATTTAACTTCGGCGTTCGAAACGATATTTGCAAAAAGAACCCGGCAGAAAAACTCCGAAAAATTCCCAGAGACAAACACAAGCCTCCTGCAAATAGGCCCTGGACCAATGAAGAAATCACAACGGTTCTTGAAAACGCGCAAACGGCTGAAATAGCAGCTGGGATTGGCCTGAGTGCATATACTGCACTTCGAAGTGGTGACATGTTAAGTCTCAAGTGGAGTGATTACCAGAACGGCTTCATACAATGCCAACAATCCAAAACAGGAGATTTTGTGTGGGTGCCTGTAATCGCGGAGCTCAAAGCGATACTGGATAAAATGGATAGAAAATCGCCATGGATTGTCCTTAACACACGCGGCAAGCCATACACATCTAGCGGTTTTCAAACTCAGTTTCAAAAACTGAAGCGCTCTCTTATTAAACAAGGAAAAATAGGCGAGGGGCTTACCTTTCATGGCCTTCGCGTTACTGTGGCTACGCGATTGGCAGAAGCGGGATGCACAATCAACGAGATCAGAGCCGTCACAGGTCATACCACAAATGACTCCGTTGAAAGGTATGTCAGAACGGTTGATCAAAAGCGGCAGGCTCAGACAGCTATGCAGAAATTGGAACAAAGCAAATACAAAAGTGTCTAA
- a CDS encoding TRAP transporter large permease yields MGLEIEIGWLTLIMFGSLLLLLAAGLPLAFVTGGLACVFLFVLGDAQTLNIVPSRIFPLMTDYQLSAIPLFIFMAAMLERAGLIKEMFDVIYKLLGGLKGGLASATIIASTILAAMVGVIGAAVVTMGIIALPAMLARNYDTKIAMGSIMAGGTLGILIPPSILAIIYAVVAEQSVGELFIGAVIPGLMLSGFYILYVSVMSFLDPAKGPPIPVEERISVREKFLLLRQMAAPIILILVVFSVLFSGAATPVEAAGIGTFGAFIVAALHRQLNWKTAREAVITTLKASSMVIWIMFGATIFVGLYVLQGGQTFVTESLAATGLGPWGILILMQILLIILGMFLDWVGILLLCVPIFVPIIKGLGAAAFGLDSSGDLVLWFGVLYLVNMQMSFLSPPFGYALFYLRGVAPSSIPMSDIFKAALPFLGLQFLGLALCMYFPEIITWLPSLVYG; encoded by the coding sequence ATGGGTCTTGAAATTGAAATTGGTTGGCTCACCCTGATCATGTTTGGCAGCTTGTTGCTGCTTCTTGCGGCAGGGTTACCTCTTGCCTTTGTTACCGGTGGCTTAGCCTGTGTCTTTTTGTTTGTTCTGGGTGATGCTCAGACGCTCAACATAGTGCCCAGTCGTATTTTCCCATTGATGACGGATTATCAGCTTTCTGCGATCCCCTTGTTCATCTTTATGGCTGCCATGCTGGAGAGAGCCGGACTAATCAAGGAGATGTTTGATGTTATCTACAAGCTTCTTGGAGGGTTGAAGGGTGGCCTTGCGTCCGCAACAATTATTGCCTCTACAATCCTTGCGGCCATGGTTGGCGTGATTGGGGCAGCTGTTGTCACCATGGGAATTATTGCGCTGCCAGCTATGTTGGCTAGAAATTATGATACCAAGATAGCGATGGGCTCTATTATGGCCGGCGGCACGCTTGGTATTTTGATCCCGCCTTCGATTTTGGCCATTATTTATGCGGTAGTTGCTGAGCAATCTGTTGGAGAGCTGTTTATCGGGGCCGTAATCCCCGGCTTGATGCTGTCCGGGTTCTATATCCTTTATGTGTCGGTCATGTCGTTCCTGGATCCTGCAAAAGGCCCTCCAATCCCTGTTGAGGAGCGGATCAGTGTTAGGGAAAAGTTTTTGCTTTTGAGGCAAATGGCTGCACCCATAATTTTGATCCTGGTTGTTTTCTCTGTCCTCTTTTCAGGTGCTGCGACACCGGTTGAGGCTGCAGGCATCGGAACATTTGGGGCTTTCATCGTCGCGGCTCTTCATCGGCAATTAAATTGGAAAACAGCGCGAGAAGCGGTCATAACGACACTCAAAGCCTCCTCCATGGTGATTTGGATCATGTTCGGCGCGACAATCTTTGTTGGCCTGTATGTGTTGCAAGGGGGACAGACCTTTGTAACGGAATCCCTGGCAGCAACCGGGTTGGGACCATGGGGCATTTTAATCCTGATGCAAATCCTGCTTATAATTCTGGGTATGTTTCTGGACTGGGTTGGAATTTTGCTTCTCTGCGTTCCAATTTTTGTGCCTATTATTAAAGGACTAGGGGCTGCCGCTTTTGGCTTGGATAGTTCGGGCGATCTGGTCTTGTGGTTCGGGGTTCTCTATCTGGTGAACATGCAGATGAGTTTTCTATCGCCTCCATTTGGATATGCACTGTTTTATCTGAGAGGTGTTGCACCAAGCTCTATTCCCATGTCCGATATCTTTAAGGCAGCACTTCCATTTTTGGGATTGCAGTTTCTGGGCCTCGCTCTCTGTATGTATTTTCCAGAGATTATTACTTGGTTGCCAAGCTTGGTCTACGGCTGA
- a CDS encoding TRAP transporter small permease subunit, with protein MVYSDATASLEVVDKTIERKEKAILKSQDRIEDSRKRLETAESGSSSYKRYESRIEKETAKIEDNQTDIRQIKSEVAGLKDKAAAAESRRENWSNFAFYAVSLIGVFLLVDLFLIPSLMKKAERNLAENPEGEIVRDQVEEDSRFVGTGVAGILDRISLYSGEFVAFWSIIAVFVYYYEVVVRYVFNSPTNWAHESMFLMFGMQYLVAGAYAMLTGSHVRVDIFYAKFSMRGKAFVDLLTSVFFFIFAGTLLVTSYIFSVDAIGQNEVSFTEWAIQYWPVKCVMIVGSLLLILQGISLVLKDIRTLINPENVSSGGAV; from the coding sequence GTGGTATACTCAGATGCTACAGCGTCGCTTGAGGTTGTCGATAAAACAATAGAGCGAAAAGAAAAAGCAATTCTCAAATCACAGGATCGGATTGAAGACTCCAGAAAAAGGTTGGAGACGGCTGAAAGCGGTTCAAGTTCCTACAAACGTTATGAAAGCCGTATTGAGAAAGAAACAGCCAAGATTGAAGATAACCAGACAGATATTCGGCAGATCAAATCAGAAGTCGCTGGGCTAAAGGATAAGGCAGCGGCAGCTGAAAGTAGACGGGAAAACTGGAGTAATTTTGCCTTTTATGCAGTCTCGTTGATAGGGGTTTTCTTGCTGGTGGATCTGTTTCTTATTCCGTCACTGATGAAAAAGGCGGAACGGAACCTCGCAGAAAATCCGGAAGGAGAGATTGTTCGTGATCAGGTTGAAGAAGACAGCCGGTTCGTGGGAACCGGTGTAGCAGGAATTCTGGATCGTATTTCTCTTTATTCCGGTGAATTTGTAGCTTTTTGGTCGATTATCGCTGTTTTCGTTTATTACTACGAAGTCGTTGTCCGGTATGTTTTTAACAGTCCGACCAATTGGGCGCATGAAAGCATGTTTCTCATGTTTGGTATGCAGTATCTGGTGGCAGGAGCCTACGCCATGCTGACTGGAAGTCATGTTCGTGTTGATATTTTTTACGCAAAATTCTCGATGAGGGGTAAAGCCTTTGTCGATTTGTTGACATCCGTTTTCTTCTTTATCTTTGCGGGAACGCTCCTCGTTACAAGCTACATCTTCTCAGTCGACGCAATTGGTCAAAATGAGGTTTCCTTCACGGAATGGGCCATTCAGTACTGGCCTGTTAAATGTGTGATGATAGTGGGTAGCTTGTTGCTGATTTTGCAAGGCATATCATTGGTTCTCAAAGATATCCGAACCCTGATCAATCCTGAAAATGTATCAAGTGGGGGAGCTGTCTGA
- the dctP gene encoding TRAP transporter substrate-binding protein DctP, whose translation MKDQKLSRRKILAGSAAAGAAAIAAPSIATAAGETTSWKVQTSWPGGIGLNIFKEWCASIKEKSGGELEFIPFGAKDVVGDFQLFDAVKNGVLQAMNPFTLYWAGRIPAAVFLSSYPLGLRNPHEWDVFFYGLGGLQMARDIFAKQGMYYVGPIHHGPNIIHSKVPIRSIDDFRGRKMRLPGGMVAEVFQAIGAKTTLLPGSEIFPALEKGTIDVADYVGPAINHALGFGQVTKYISMGPPGFMSVYQPVDVMDLTVGMDAWNALSPAMKQFVEMEVKSYSIEHHAKIQKADQEAWKKFEEEGTEVTRLSQDDIEALTEVAVERWFAWANKDADAAKVFKVQLDYMMSGSLGYVTPEMIENYSLKY comes from the coding sequence ATGAAAGATCAAAAACTCAGCAGGCGAAAAATATTGGCAGGATCTGCCGCAGCGGGTGCCGCTGCGATCGCGGCTCCATCAATTGCCACAGCAGCCGGTGAAACTACCAGTTGGAAAGTTCAAACCTCTTGGCCAGGAGGTATTGGTCTCAATATCTTTAAAGAATGGTGTGCTTCCATTAAGGAAAAGTCTGGCGGGGAACTGGAATTTATTCCCTTTGGCGCGAAAGACGTAGTTGGCGATTTTCAGTTGTTTGACGCGGTTAAGAACGGTGTTCTGCAGGCGATGAACCCTTTTACTCTTTACTGGGCAGGACGTATTCCGGCGGCTGTGTTCTTATCATCATATCCGCTTGGTCTTAGAAACCCTCATGAATGGGATGTGTTTTTCTATGGGCTTGGTGGCCTGCAAATGGCTCGGGATATCTTTGCTAAGCAGGGAATGTATTACGTTGGCCCGATCCACCATGGCCCGAACATTATTCATTCAAAGGTTCCGATCAGATCTATTGATGATTTCCGCGGGCGGAAGATGAGATTGCCAGGTGGCATGGTTGCAGAAGTGTTCCAGGCGATTGGAGCTAAAACTACACTTCTTCCCGGTTCGGAAATTTTCCCGGCACTTGAAAAAGGGACAATTGACGTAGCAGACTATGTTGGTCCTGCGATTAACCATGCTCTCGGGTTTGGTCAGGTTACGAAATATATTTCAATGGGTCCTCCAGGCTTCATGTCTGTGTACCAGCCTGTTGATGTTATGGATCTGACTGTTGGAATGGATGCGTGGAATGCGTTGAGTCCTGCTATGAAACAGTTCGTTGAAATGGAAGTAAAATCATATTCAATTGAACATCATGCCAAAATTCAGAAAGCTGATCAGGAAGCTTGGAAAAAGTTTGAGGAAGAAGGAACAGAAGTCACACGTCTTTCTCAAGATGACATCGAGGCCTTGACTGAAGTTGCGGTGGAGCGTTGGTTCGCTTGGGCGAATAAGGATGCAGATGCAGCTAAAGTCTTTAAGGTTCAGTTGGACTATATGATGTCTGGTTCTCTGGGTTATGTCACACCGGAAATGATTGAGAACTACAGTCTAAAATACTGA
- a CDS encoding heme biosynthesis protein HemY: MIRAVYLFIVIAILSAAGVWLADNPGAVNLRWGNYVVETSMVVLVGLAAVLALVISLLILVYRWIRSSPGRIGGLFASRKRSKGMDAISHGMVAIASGNPDAARRAAIDAEKHLKGEPLTLLLAAQAAELNKDERATEVYYSRMTEQPETELLGLRGLISQAKRNNDLPKALDLVKRADRLKPGTEWVTQDLLLLNIQLKKYEDALQALDSHFKGKASRTSEFQRMRAILTYELALEQVQAGKIDIARQYLQQSRNADKTFVPAAVKTIQLASEDRKREKLISAIWTECPHPEVVDAIQKLVPVESEGDWLARAKRLFDHVNPGHRDSLLALAKAALAAREWGEARAYLIKLVDTDPTAEVYRLLADLEERANADAAAARKWIQKSVEAKPDPAWHCNGCGRQEASWQPTCPTCHKFDGYVWRSLERGGTPDLIEAEVVTELPVSS; encoded by the coding sequence ATGATTAGAGCTGTTTACTTATTCATCGTCATTGCCATTTTGTCTGCTGCTGGGGTCTGGCTTGCAGACAATCCAGGTGCTGTCAATTTGCGATGGGGGAACTATGTAGTTGAAACAAGCATGGTGGTCCTTGTTGGGCTTGCCGCAGTTTTAGCGCTTGTTATATCCCTTCTGATTTTGGTTTATCGATGGATTCGGTCAAGTCCCGGACGGATAGGTGGACTATTTGCTAGCCGAAAGCGAAGCAAGGGAATGGACGCTATCAGCCATGGAATGGTTGCAATTGCTTCTGGAAATCCGGATGCAGCACGGCGAGCAGCTATTGATGCTGAGAAACACCTTAAAGGAGAACCTCTCACCTTGCTTTTGGCTGCCCAGGCCGCTGAGTTGAATAAGGATGAAAGAGCAACCGAAGTTTACTACAGCAGGATGACTGAGCAGCCTGAAACAGAGCTACTCGGACTTCGTGGGTTAATTTCTCAGGCTAAGCGAAATAATGATTTACCTAAAGCACTGGATTTGGTGAAACGGGCCGATCGTTTAAAACCAGGTACTGAATGGGTAACCCAGGATTTGTTGCTTCTGAATATTCAGTTGAAAAAATACGAAGACGCTCTCCAGGCGCTGGATAGTCACTTTAAAGGTAAAGCGTCTCGAACTTCTGAATTTCAGAGAATGCGGGCAATACTTACCTATGAATTGGCATTGGAACAGGTTCAAGCTGGTAAGATTGATATAGCCCGCCAATATCTTCAGCAATCGCGAAATGCGGATAAAACATTTGTCCCAGCAGCTGTAAAAACTATTCAGCTCGCAAGTGAGGATCGCAAGCGTGAAAAACTGATTTCTGCAATTTGGACAGAATGCCCTCACCCAGAGGTGGTGGACGCTATTCAGAAGCTAGTTCCTGTGGAGAGTGAAGGCGACTGGCTTGCCAGGGCGAAGCGTTTGTTTGATCACGTGAACCCGGGCCATCGGGATAGCCTTTTAGCGTTAGCCAAAGCGGCTCTTGCTGCGAGAGAATGGGGAGAGGCTAGAGCTTATCTTATAAAATTGGTGGATACAGATCCGACGGCCGAAGTGTACAGACTTCTTGCAGATCTTGAGGAGCGGGCAAACGCTGATGCGGCGGCGGCTAGAAAATGGATTCAGAAAAGTGTGGAAGCAAAACCGGATCCTGCCTGGCATTGTAATGGATGTGGCCGTCAGGAGGCGAGTTGGCAGCCAACCTGTCCTACCTGCCATAAATTTGATGGTTATGTTTGGCGATCTCTGGAGCGGGGCGGTACTCCGGATCTGATTGAAGCAGAGGTGGTAACTGAATTGCCTGTAAGTTCTTAA
- a CDS encoding uroporphyrinogen-III synthase → MQFLITRPISVSKSLTAKLEAEGHTVVSSPLLEIRPVDRKSLDLKGVQALIVTSINGLDNLLPLIQNRSLPIYCVGNKTAEAAILGGFETVKSADGNIDDLAKLIQNSVDPTQGVLLHVGGKRLAGDLQGVLEKAGYFYRREILYDAAKVEGFTSEALDAFRHGKLQGVLLFSPYTAEVFCELVQSAGLQSQLAHMDAWCLSENVANRLDGLGFHGIHVASQPKEKSLLNLINEKIGQSAQQREAEQKGTREHTVSEKSNTGDKDPQVKKDTEKSSVDSKSASKTAVPPSDAAKSTSSSGSSSKVTNGSPSSPKGSATTPVSEKKSGGSRVLWTLVGLFFVFCLGMAAWPLLYPSVSKYLPEETRAILSGQGSSNELEKVLAQRLSELDQKIAALPKTTEVVVPENVTAALAEIPLLKDEVNSLKSQTSNAPEGLEDRLDTLEMRLQELDVAVKGVQENVASISLMGSGGETEGEVPANAAAVAELTALRSALENLTGQIRSLKEEQAASITDLASQKSQLETLSAALEETVKESRSSEVNSGDALSLLALGQLQRKSQTAQPFDGAWQQAMAVLPAKLQPDLALLSDVAKTGAPTYRDLTEGFGSLATDAVQASRLPESETWYGKTLHNLASLVKFRRVDGAEADSVDFQVTKAEMALFDGDLATAVNVVKGLQGEPAKVMASWLKGAEARLLVDKSLGDLISKASTAALDKTGNEN, encoded by the coding sequence ATGCAATTCCTGATCACCCGACCAATATCTGTTTCAAAATCCCTGACAGCCAAGTTGGAAGCTGAGGGCCATACTGTCGTTTCGTCCCCGCTTCTTGAAATCAGACCAGTGGATCGGAAATCACTTGATCTGAAAGGGGTTCAGGCGTTGATCGTTACCAGTATCAACGGGTTAGACAATCTACTGCCTTTGATTCAAAACCGATCTCTGCCTATATATTGCGTCGGCAACAAGACTGCTGAAGCGGCTATTCTGGGTGGATTTGAAACTGTTAAGTCAGCTGATGGAAATATCGACGATCTTGCAAAATTAATCCAGAATTCTGTAGATCCCACTCAAGGTGTTTTGTTGCATGTTGGCGGGAAGCGCTTAGCAGGTGATTTACAGGGTGTTTTGGAAAAAGCGGGTTATTTTTACCGCCGTGAGATCCTTTATGATGCTGCAAAGGTAGAAGGCTTTACAAGCGAAGCCTTGGATGCATTCAGGCATGGTAAATTACAGGGAGTCTTGTTATTCTCCCCTTATACAGCGGAAGTATTCTGTGAGTTGGTACAGTCGGCTGGTCTTCAATCACAGTTGGCACATATGGATGCCTGGTGTTTGAGCGAAAATGTTGCCAATAGATTGGACGGACTTGGGTTCCATGGAATTCATGTTGCTAGTCAGCCGAAAGAAAAGTCATTACTGAACCTGATCAATGAGAAGATTGGTCAAAGCGCCCAGCAAAGAGAAGCTGAGCAGAAGGGGACCAGGGAGCACACCGTGTCAGAGAAGTCAAATACCGGGGATAAAGACCCGCAGGTAAAAAAAGATACTGAAAAGTCATCCGTAGATTCAAAATCAGCTTCAAAAACTGCGGTACCACCAAGCGATGCTGCAAAATCCACTTCAAGCTCGGGTTCATCTTCTAAAGTTACAAACGGATCACCCAGTTCACCCAAGGGATCAGCAACTACACCAGTTTCAGAAAAGAAATCAGGTGGCTCTCGGGTTCTTTGGACTCTCGTTGGACTATTTTTTGTATTTTGCCTCGGGATGGCAGCTTGGCCACTTCTTTATCCTTCTGTCTCCAAGTATCTGCCAGAAGAAACCCGCGCAATTCTGAGTGGGCAAGGTAGCTCCAATGAGCTTGAAAAGGTTCTGGCGCAGCGATTGTCAGAGTTGGATCAAAAAATAGCAGCCTTGCCAAAAACGACTGAGGTTGTGGTGCCAGAGAATGTGACGGCAGCCCTTGCAGAGATTCCTCTCTTAAAAGATGAAGTCAATAGCTTGAAGTCCCAAACCTCAAATGCACCTGAAGGTTTGGAAGATCGTTTGGATACCTTGGAAATGCGGCTTCAGGAGTTGGATGTGGCTGTTAAAGGGGTACAAGAGAATGTTGCGTCCATATCATTGATGGGTTCTGGTGGAGAGACTGAAGGAGAGGTACCAGCGAATGCTGCGGCGGTCGCCGAACTTACGGCACTCAGAAGTGCACTTGAAAATCTTACAGGACAGATTCGATCTCTAAAAGAAGAACAGGCGGCATCGATTACGGATTTGGCTTCGCAGAAGTCACAACTGGAAACACTATCTGCCGCGCTGGAAGAAACAGTGAAAGAATCGCGGTCCAGTGAAGTAAATAGTGGTGATGCGTTGTCACTCTTGGCACTTGGGCAGCTTCAGCGGAAAAGCCAAACAGCTCAGCCTTTCGACGGCGCCTGGCAACAAGCCATGGCTGTGCTGCCAGCTAAACTACAGCCAGATTTGGCTCTTCTTTCTGATGTTGCGAAGACAGGAGCGCCAACCTACCGTGATTTGACAGAGGGGTTTGGCTCTCTCGCAACCGACGCTGTTCAGGCATCGCGACTGCCCGAGAGTGAAACTTGGTATGGAAAAACTCTCCATAATCTTGCATCTCTTGTGAAGTTCCGCCGTGTCGATGGAGCAGAGGCTGATAGTGTTGATTTTCAAGTCACTAAAGCGGAAATGGCTCTGTTTGATGGTGACCTAGCTACAGCGGTTAATGTTGTAAAAGGGCTCCAAGGTGAGCCAGCAAAGGTGATGGCGTCATGGCTCAAAGGGGCGGAAGCAAGGCTTCTGGTTGATAAAAGTCTTGGCGACTTGATTAGTAAGGCATCCACTGCGGCACTCGATAAAACAGGCAATGAGAACTAG